The genomic DNA GCTTTGCAAGAGAAATTTTATTGTCATTTTTCAAAATATTATATTTTTCAATCTCCTCGATATCCTCTTTTTTTAAAAGAGGACTGATTTTTATAACAGGGATTCCGTAATTATTTTTTATATTGATGGTAGTAAATATAAGCTCAATATTATTGTAGTTTTTCAGAGCCTCCTCCAACTGATGATAAGGAAGGACATCGATAATATCAAGATTATAATGCTCCTTCAGATTTTGTTCCAGAAGCCGTGAACTGCCGTATCCAAGACCGCAGACGAGAATAACCCTTTTGGGATAAACATATGTATTACGCTCTATTGATGCCTTAAAATGATAAGCAAGAAGTGCCAGCTCTTCTTCGGTAAATTCTATGTTCAGAGCTTTCTCCATATCATTTACGGCATTTTTTACGATTTCCAGTGTGGGATCCTGATTGATTATTAATTCACGGAATGCTGTATTTTCAAGCTTTATCTTTTTGTTAATTCTGTATAGGGTAGGCTTGATATGGTACAAAAGACAATTAAACAAGGTTTTGTCTCCGGAAATGTCTATTTCCAGATACTTATTAAAATTGGCTATCAGACTCTGAACCAAAAATTCCACATTTATCCAGTTATTGACCAGAGAAATATCAAAATTGCATAAACTTATCCCCAAAATATAATCTGTTATTTCAGTAATTCTGTGTTTTGAAAATTTTATGCCTATCAATCCGGAAAATTCTTTTGAGGTATTTTTGATTATTTCATATTCTTTTGTACTTTCCAGAAAAAAATTATTGATACTGTCATAATCACTCTGTTTTGAAATACTGTTATTCTTATCATTTACAAAAAAGCAAAGAATAAGTGAATATAATATTTCATAAGAATTATTTGAAAAATTCAGAGAAAGCTTTTTCTCCAGCTCACGAATAAAATTATTTATCTGCTGTCCGGATTTTTCAGGAATATTTTTTTGGAAAAGCTCATAAATAATTTTGTCAAAATTAGATAAATAAAGCTCTTTTATGTATATGGAAATAAATTTTGAAAAAGTTTCCAGTTTGAAGCTTCTGAGATGTTTTCTGCTTCCGCTGATATAGAAGCCTTTGTTCTGTCTGTATTTAATATTGAAATTTACGGCTTTAATTTCATTTTTCAAAATTTCAAAATCACTTTTGATGGTAGTTCTTGAAACTTTTAGATAATCAGCAGCTTTTGTAAGATTGATATCTCTTGAAAAAC from Sebaldella termitidis ATCC 33386 includes the following:
- a CDS encoding BglG family transcription antiterminator, which gives rise to MLNQREMNILKYLIKKPSSKYKELAEIFQISERSIRYNIDKINLFLQKNKLEEIQIKNGNLFFNTDQELTGINSSLNNSYILNQKERTEILKLLFCFSRDINLTKAADYLKVSRTTIKSDFEILKNEIKAVNFNIKYRQNKGFYISGSRKHLRSFKLETFSKFISIYIKELYLSNFDKIIYELFQKNIPEKSGQQINNFIRELEKKLSLNFSNNSYEILYSLILCFFVNDKNNSISKQSDYDSINNFFLESTKEYEIIKNTSKEFSGLIGIKFSKHRITEITDYILGISLCNFDISLVNNWINVEFLVQSLIANFNKYLEIDISGDKTLFNCLLYHIKPTLYRINKKIKLENTAFRELIINQDPTLEIVKNAVNDMEKALNIEFTEEELALLAYHFKASIERNTYVYPKRVILVCGLGYGSSRLLEQNLKEHYNLDIIDVLPYHQLEEALKNYNNIELIFTTINIKNNYGIPVIKISPLLKKEDIEEIEKYNILKNDNKISLAKLMNVIEKNINLNTKDKKELIAGIRENFSHKIIDDSEIKPENFNNLINENNIEILDRLESWSDAIKVSGELLIKQNYVTKDYIQEMKELVEKFGSYIVVADGIAIPHGSIGKNVIKDGAALLVLKEAVKFDDGEMVNIFIPFATRGKKFHSKLLNEIFDIIKRKNLKDKILSLKTKQEIIKYLNR